In Anaerotignum faecicola, the following are encoded in one genomic region:
- the putP gene encoding sodium/proline symporter PutP gives MGNSEIIKLIILAVYLLAMLAVGFLTFKQNEGFEDYVLGGRKLGKWATALSAQASDMSGWLLVGLPGAAYLAGVEAGWIAIGLGIGTYANWKVLAKRLRIYTEKAGNSLTLPEYFEARFEDHSGILRLIPALVIIIFFTVYTAAQFSTGAKLFEMLLHVPYQVALVIGAIVIIGYTFLGGFLAVSLTDVIQGMLMFFALLVVPVYAVVQMGGVETITEGVLGIDPNFLSLTKATGGGMVPLMSIITNLAWGLGYFGQPHILARFMAINDPDELKHSRRIAIVWVAITLVASVICGVIGRLYFINSPLADSEQVFMLMVDQMFPAVLAGIFLAAILAASMSTADSQLLVTAASVSEDIYNQYIDKKADDKKKLLVGRLSVIAIAVIGVMIAFDPDSSVFGLVSNAWAGLGASFGPVVITSVFWKRMNRYGAMAGMIGGAVMVLAWNMLEKMFADITIFQLYELLPAFIVSLLLIFIVSNATKEPSEEMYRIFDEVKASSRN, from the coding sequence ATGGGAAATTCAGAAATTATCAAGCTGATAATACTTGCCGTTTATCTGCTTGCGATGCTTGCCGTTGGGTTTTTAACGTTTAAGCAGAATGAAGGTTTTGAAGATTATGTGCTTGGAGGTAGGAAGCTTGGAAAATGGGCGACAGCGTTGTCAGCTCAAGCTTCGGACATGAGCGGCTGGCTTTTGGTTGGGCTGCCCGGAGCCGCATATCTTGCGGGAGTTGAAGCCGGATGGATAGCTATCGGCCTTGGAATAGGAACATATGCCAACTGGAAAGTGCTTGCTAAAAGGCTCAGGATTTACACCGAAAAGGCCGGAAATTCTCTTACTTTGCCGGAGTACTTTGAAGCGCGTTTTGAGGACCATTCTGGAATATTAAGGCTTATACCGGCGCTTGTTATTATTATATTTTTTACAGTTTATACGGCGGCTCAGTTTTCAACTGGAGCAAAGCTTTTTGAAATGCTGCTTCATGTTCCGTATCAGGTTGCGCTTGTTATAGGCGCTATTGTTATAATAGGATACACGTTCCTAGGCGGCTTCTTGGCAGTTTCGCTGACTGACGTTATACAGGGAATGCTTATGTTTTTTGCGCTTTTGGTGGTTCCCGTATACGCTGTTGTGCAGATGGGAGGCGTCGAAACGATTACGGAAGGCGTGCTTGGAATTGATCCGAATTTTTTGAGCCTTACAAAAGCGACGGGCGGCGGAATGGTGCCTTTAATGTCTATAATTACAAACCTTGCCTGGGGGCTTGGATATTTCGGACAGCCGCATATACTTGCAAGATTTATGGCCATAAACGATCCTGATGAACTTAAACATTCCAGGAGGATTGCTATCGTATGGGTTGCAATTACGCTTGTAGCGTCTGTAATTTGCGGAGTTATAGGAAGGCTTTATTTTATAAACAGCCCGCTTGCAGACAGCGAGCAGGTGTTTATGCTCATGGTTGATCAGATGTTCCCGGCCGTATTGGCAGGCATATTTCTTGCGGCGATACTTGCGGCCAGCATGAGCACCGCCGATTCACAGCTTCTTGTTACGGCGGCGTCGGTAAGCGAGGACATCTATAATCAATATATTGATAAGAAAGCGGATGACAAAAAGAAACTTCTTGTTGGACGTTTGTCGGTTATTGCCATTGCAGTGATAGGCGTAATGATAGCGTTTGATCCGGACAGTTCGGTTTTCGGGCTTGTTTCGAACGCATGGGCGGGGCTTGGAGCTTCATTTGGGCCTGTGGTTATAACGTCTGTATTTTGGAAAAGGATGAACAGGTATGGTGCAATGGCCGGTATGATCGGCGGGGCAGTTATGGTTTTGGCATGGAATATGCTTGAAAAGATGTTTGCTGACATTACTATATTCCAGCTTTATGAATTGCTTCCGGCATTTATAGTTTCGCTTTTGCTTATATTTATTGTTTCAAACGCAACTAAAGAACCTTCAGAGGAAATGTACAGGATATTTGACGAAGTTAAAGCGTCTTCAAGAAATTGA
- a CDS encoding D-alanyl-D-alanine carboxypeptidase → MKKLIMIIFALVFSVNVYAEELKVAAQGAALMDAETGRVLWERNMDAPMSVASTTKIMTAIIALESGKLDETAIVSKKAAVTPKVRLGLSSGEEYILGDLLYPLMLQSCNDSAVVIAEHIGGSVEGFAELMNEKAREIGAKNTKFVTPNGLDKDDNHSTAYDMALITRYALENEDFCRLISTPSYSFSSCNGKRSFTVSNKNRLLNEYEGAIGVKTGFTNKAGHCFAGAAERNGTQLITVVLASGWGNKGKEQKWIDTKNLLNYGFENFSLKKVMDKGCEMGTVEVISSKEGSVNAIAAEDGFAMLSEEEFKGITVEKKLLEAVEAPVRKGEKIGKVSVYTANGEQLFSTDIVAAENIKRHDFETSVKKLINMWLNSPTDGIL, encoded by the coding sequence ATGAAAAAATTAATTATGATAATATTTGCACTAGTTTTTTCGGTAAATGTCTATGCTGAAGAGCTGAAAGTTGCGGCCCAGGGGGCGGCGTTAATGGATGCGGAAACAGGAAGGGTGCTTTGGGAAAGGAACATGGACGCCCCTATGTCTGTTGCAAGCACAACTAAAATTATGACCGCTATTATAGCTTTGGAAAGCGGAAAGCTGGATGAAACGGCAATCGTATCGAAAAAAGCGGCTGTAACGCCGAAAGTTAGGCTGGGACTTTCAAGCGGGGAAGAATATATATTGGGGGATCTGCTTTACCCCCTTATGCTTCAATCGTGTAATGATTCAGCCGTTGTAATAGCCGAACACATCGGAGGAAGCGTTGAGGGTTTTGCCGAATTAATGAATGAAAAGGCGAGGGAAATTGGAGCGAAGAACACAAAATTTGTTACGCCTAACGGCCTTGATAAAGACGATAATCATTCTACAGCGTATGATATGGCTTTGATTACCAGATACGCTTTGGAAAACGAAGATTTTTGCAGGCTTATTTCAACGCCGAGCTATAGTTTTTCAAGCTGTAATGGCAAAAGATCGTTTACAGTAAGCAATAAAAACAGGCTGTTGAACGAGTATGAAGGGGCTATAGGCGTTAAAACAGGTTTTACAAATAAAGCCGGCCATTGCTTTGCCGGAGCGGCGGAACGAAACGGGACGCAGCTTATAACGGTTGTGCTTGCCAGCGGCTGGGGAAATAAGGGAAAAGAACAAAAGTGGATTGATACAAAGAACCTTTTAAATTATGGTTTTGAAAATTTTTCCCTTAAAAAAGTTATGGATAAGGGATGTGAGATGGGAACGGTTGAGGTAATTTCTTCAAAAGAAGGAAGCGTCAATGCGATAGCCGCAGAGGATGGATTTGCTATGCTCAGCGAGGAAGAATTTAAAGGCATTACCGTTGAGAAGAAACTATTGGAAGCTGTTGAAGCGCCTGTAAGAAAGGGCGAAAAAATCGGAAAGGTTTCCGTTTATACGGCTAATGGAGAACAGCTTTTTTCGACTGATATTGTAGCGGCTGAAAATATAAAAAGGCATGATTTTGAAACTTCTGTCAAAAAATTGATAAATATGTGGCTAAATTCCCCAACAGACGGTATACTATAA